In Methylomagnum ishizawai, one DNA window encodes the following:
- a CDS encoding phosphoribosylaminoimidazolesuccinocarboxamide synthase → MNATDTLYHSEAAGLALRGRGKVRDIFDIDADHMLIVTTDRISAFDCILPDPIPGKGRVLTAVSNFWFGKLGHIVPNHLSGLSLADILPDPAVRAPLEGRSVVVKKLRPLPVEAVVRGYLIGSGWKDYQATGAVCGIALPQGLRQAERLPEPIFTPSTKAEFGQHDQNIDFAQTEALLGPDLAAQVRDTSLGLYTEAAAYALERGIIIADTKFEFGLDAAGKLYLIDEALTPDSSRFWPVDQYQVGISPPSFDKQFVRDYLESLVWDKNPPAPHLPAAIIAKTAEKYREAQARLTRP, encoded by the coding sequence ATGAACGCCACCGACACTCTTTATCATAGCGAGGCCGCCGGACTCGCCCTGCGCGGCCGCGGCAAGGTCCGCGATATTTTCGATATCGACGCCGACCATATGCTGATCGTCACCACCGACCGCATCTCGGCCTTCGATTGCATCTTGCCCGATCCCATCCCCGGCAAGGGCCGGGTGCTGACGGCGGTGTCCAATTTCTGGTTCGGGAAGCTCGGGCACATCGTGCCGAACCATCTGTCCGGGCTATCCCTGGCCGATATCCTGCCCGACCCGGCGGTGCGCGCCCCGCTGGAGGGCCGCTCGGTGGTGGTGAAGAAACTGCGGCCCCTGCCGGTGGAGGCGGTGGTGCGCGGCTACCTCATCGGTTCCGGTTGGAAGGACTACCAAGCCACCGGCGCGGTGTGCGGGATCGCCCTGCCCCAGGGTTTGCGCCAGGCCGAGCGGTTGCCGGAACCCATCTTCACGCCCTCGACCAAGGCCGAATTCGGCCAGCACGACCAGAACATCGACTTCGCCCAGACCGAAGCCCTGCTCGGCCCCGATCTCGCGGCCCAGGTGCGCGACACCAGCCTCGGGTTATACACCGAAGCCGCCGCCTACGCCCTGGAACGCGGCATCATCATCGCCGACACCAAATTCGAGTTCGGGCTGGACGCGGCGGGCAAGCTCTATTTGATCGACGAGGCGCTGACCCCGGATTCATCGAGGTTCTGGCCGGTCGATCAATATCAGGTCGGCATCAGCCCGCCCAGCTTCGACAAGCAATTCGTGCGCGATTACCTGGAAAGCCTGGTTTGGGACAAGAATCCGCCCGCCCCCCACCTGCCCGCCGCGATCATCGCCAAGACCGCCGAGAAATACCGCGAAGCCCAAGCGCGGCTGACCCGGCCCTAA
- a CDS encoding GspH/FimT family pseudopilin — translation MLKAKMAGFMLIELVATVSIVAIVLTLGLPSFQDMIRANRMAAHSNRFLGALNLARSEAIKRGQMVFLCKADTEAAQPACDSAPCADGGCWEKGWLVLADANSPPNNLPDDADTLIRVFEPLPKTLTLRVGSHDADWVAFNSVGTGKGSGAGGQVDDTFNLCQGGDMAKGRAIVLNSLGRARVQTGATACP, via the coding sequence ATGTTAAAAGCGAAAATGGCGGGCTTCATGTTGATCGAACTTGTGGCGACTGTCTCGATAGTGGCCATCGTATTAACCCTGGGCCTTCCGAGCTTCCAAGACATGATCCGCGCCAACCGTATGGCCGCCCATTCCAACCGCTTCCTGGGCGCACTGAACCTGGCGCGCAGCGAGGCGATCAAACGCGGCCAGATGGTGTTCTTATGCAAGGCGGACACGGAGGCGGCACAACCCGCCTGCGATTCCGCCCCTTGCGCCGACGGCGGCTGCTGGGAAAAAGGCTGGCTGGTCTTGGCCGACGCCAACAGCCCGCCGAACAACCTGCCTGACGACGCGGACACCCTGATCCGGGTGTTCGAGCCCCTGCCGAAGACGCTGACCTTGCGGGTGGGTTCCCACGACGCGGATTGGGTCGCGTTCAATTCGGTCGGGACGGGCAAGGGCAGCGGCGCGGGCGGGCAGGTGGACGATACCTTCAACCTCTGCCAAGGCGGCGATATGGCGAAAGGCCGGGCCATCGTCCTCAACAGCCTGGGACGCGCCAGGGTGCAGACGGGGGCCACGGCATGTCCTTGA
- the djlA gene encoding co-chaperone DjlA: protein MTWFGKVVGGTFGLFMGGPLGAIFGAALGHQLDRKAAEAVLLEAEAKPGERQRVQAAFLTATFSVMGHVAKADGRVNEAEIDFARAMMNRLELPEETRRAAIRLYGEGKRPEFALDGVLDQFQAECQQRHALLRMFVEIQLESALADGVLNGPEERLLLRLCDRLRFSRFEFHTMRARMEAERRFARPGGRGYQWGRREVAGSHEFSLAQAYTALGVSPADDEDAIKRAYRRLMSRHHPDKRVAQGESESQVAHANEKTQQIRKAYETIAKARKF from the coding sequence ATGACATGGTTTGGCAAAGTCGTCGGCGGGACCTTCGGCTTGTTCATGGGGGGGCCATTGGGCGCGATCTTCGGCGCGGCGCTCGGACACCAACTCGACCGCAAGGCGGCGGAGGCCGTCCTCTTGGAGGCCGAGGCCAAGCCGGGCGAACGCCAGCGGGTGCAGGCGGCTTTCCTCACCGCCACCTTCTCGGTCATGGGGCATGTCGCCAAGGCCGACGGGCGGGTGAACGAGGCCGAGATCGACTTCGCCCGCGCCATGATGAACCGCCTGGAACTGCCCGAGGAGACCCGCCGCGCCGCCATCCGCCTATACGGCGAGGGCAAGCGGCCCGAATTCGCCCTCGATGGCGTGCTGGACCAATTCCAGGCCGAATGCCAGCAGCGCCACGCCTTATTGCGGATGTTCGTCGAAATCCAGCTGGAATCCGCCCTGGCCGACGGCGTCCTCAACGGCCCGGAGGAACGCCTGTTGCTGCGCTTGTGCGACCGGCTGCGGTTTTCCCGCTTCGAGTTCCACACGATGCGGGCGCGGATGGAGGCCGAGCGGCGTTTCGCCCGCCCCGGTGGCCGGGGCTACCAATGGGGGCGGCGCGAGGTGGCGGGTAGCCACGAGTTTTCGCTGGCCCAGGCCTACACGGCCTTGGGCGTTTCTCCCGCCGATGACGAAGACGCCATCAAACGCGCCTACCGGCGGCTGATGAGCCGCCACCATCCCGACAAGCGGGTGGCCCAGGGCGAATCCGAATCCCAGGTGGCCCACGCCAACGAAAAGACCCAGCAAATCCGCAAGGCCTACGAGACCATCGCCAAGGCCCGCAAGTTCTGA
- a CDS encoding PilW family protein: MSDPPRPGAGFSLVEIMVALATGLLLTAGIGQVYLATKQTYTVQEQLSRLQENARYALDRMGRDIRMAGSLGCTSQSPATVTNTLNANGNPFYDFGNRLTGYEAMGSFPGERLAIPGNPQTSGATAQWNPRLPAALPASMILGNDILLVRGRADSGVPDALQSATPDTVTVAPSGDPGQPGLQPDDFVMVADCSSAYVFQNTGAGITLGHAAGGNPGNATTTWSAIKTANLASLQNPHGSLPAEVYRVASTLYYLSRANNDPGTSLYRKPRNSGTNTPGEAVVEGVENMQLVYGVQNGNGTLQYSPASSIADWNRVVSVRIALLLRSVEDNVRKDPDTGLYDLNGTWIDPADDRRLRQVFTATIALRNGIRVQ; this comes from the coding sequence ATGAGCGACCCACCCAGGCCCGGCGCGGGCTTCTCCCTGGTCGAGATCATGGTGGCCCTGGCGACGGGGCTGCTACTGACGGCGGGCATCGGCCAGGTCTATCTCGCGACCAAACAAACCTACACCGTCCAAGAGCAACTCTCCCGGCTCCAGGAGAACGCCCGCTACGCCCTGGACCGGATGGGGCGGGATATCCGCATGGCCGGCTCCCTGGGCTGCACTTCCCAATCCCCGGCCACCGTGACCAACACCCTCAACGCCAACGGCAATCCCTTCTACGACTTCGGCAACCGGCTCACGGGTTACGAGGCCATGGGTTCCTTTCCGGGGGAACGCCTGGCCATCCCCGGCAACCCCCAGACTTCGGGGGCGACCGCCCAATGGAACCCGAGGCTGCCCGCCGCGCTCCCCGCCAGCATGATCCTCGGCAACGATATCCTGCTGGTGCGCGGACGGGCCGATAGCGGGGTTCCCGATGCGTTGCAAAGCGCGACCCCGGACACGGTGACGGTCGCGCCCTCGGGCGATCCCGGCCAACCCGGCCTCCAGCCCGACGATTTCGTGATGGTGGCCGATTGCTCCTCCGCCTATGTGTTCCAGAACACCGGGGCAGGCATCACCCTCGGCCACGCGGCGGGCGGCAACCCCGGCAACGCCACCACCACCTGGAGCGCCATCAAAACGGCGAACCTCGCCTCGCTCCAGAACCCCCACGGCTCGCTGCCCGCCGAGGTCTACCGGGTGGCCTCGACACTGTATTACCTGTCGCGGGCCAACAACGACCCCGGCACCTCGCTCTACCGCAAGCCCAGGAACAGCGGCACCAACACCCCCGGCGAAGCCGTGGTCGAGGGCGTGGAGAACATGCAACTGGTCTACGGCGTACAAAATGGCAATGGCACGCTCCAATATTCCCCCGCCTCCAGCATCGCCGATTGGAACCGGGTCGTCAGCGTGCGGATCGCCCTGCTGCTGCGGAGCGTGGAGGACAACGTGCGCAAAGACCCGGACACCGGACTCTACGACCTCAACGGCACCTGGATCGACCCCGCCGACGACCGCCGGTTGCGACAGGTCTTCACCGCGACCATCGCCCTACGCAATGGCATCCGCGTCCAATAA
- a CDS encoding 16S rRNA (uracil(1498)-N(3))-methyltransferase — MRISRLYLPEPLAEGATLRLDEDSAHYLKTVLRLKRGFHLTVFNGDGHEYAATVAEVHKDGVVLAIGAGRDRDAESPLATHLGLGIARGERMDLAIQKAVELGVTRITPLFTEHCVVRLDETRKTHRHSHWQKIVRSACEQCGRNRVPQVDEPVELEDWIGGQAGLKLFFDPEGTARLKDLPPPEGGVCLLSGPEGGFAERERTWAREAGFVPVRLGPRILRAETAVLAALAAAQVLWGDWGSVAEIGELQGHIDLGLA, encoded by the coding sequence ATGCGTATCTCCCGGCTGTATCTGCCCGAACCCCTGGCCGAAGGCGCGACCCTGCGCCTCGACGAGGACAGCGCCCATTACCTCAAGACCGTGCTGCGCCTGAAGCGCGGGTTCCATTTGACGGTGTTCAACGGCGACGGCCACGAATACGCCGCCACCGTGGCCGAAGTCCACAAGGACGGCGTTGTCCTCGCCATCGGCGCAGGCCGCGACCGCGACGCCGAATCGCCGCTGGCGACCCATCTCGGCCTGGGGATCGCCCGTGGCGAGCGCATGGACCTCGCCATCCAAAAGGCGGTGGAACTGGGCGTGACCCGCATCACCCCGCTGTTTACCGAGCATTGCGTGGTGCGGCTGGACGAAACCCGCAAAACCCACCGCCACAGCCATTGGCAAAAGATCGTGCGCAGCGCCTGCGAGCAATGCGGGCGCAACCGCGTTCCCCAGGTGGACGAGCCGGTCGAGCTGGAGGATTGGATCGGCGGGCAGGCGGGACTCAAGCTGTTCTTCGACCCGGAGGGCACGGCCCGCCTCAAGGATTTGCCGCCGCCGGAAGGCGGGGTATGCCTGTTGTCCGGGCCGGAAGGCGGCTTCGCCGAACGGGAACGGACCTGGGCGCGGGAGGCCGGGTTCGTACCGGTACGGCTGGGACCGCGCATCCTCAGAGCGGAAACTGCGGTATTGGCGGCCCTGGCGGCGGCGCAGGTGTTATGGGGGGATTGGGGGTCAGTCGCGGAAATTGGTGAATTGCAAGGGCATATCGACCTCGGCCTTGCGTAG
- a CDS encoding pilus assembly PilX family protein, translated as MRRIASQVGGALIVGLVTLLVMTVIGAAAVQTTALEEKMAGNARSRDLAFQAAESALRQGERWLRNQALAYPGGEVPCTGTPADGLDGSGCYASNIQATPVWKLIDNADAWNDPARATPYAGSLAQITQPPSYIVEKLQFVDDPGNAGLTAGTPPVQNHYYRITAHGNGGTPDAIAIVQSTYKTSH; from the coding sequence GTGCGCCGGATCGCCTCCCAGGTCGGCGGTGCCCTCATCGTGGGCTTGGTGACACTGCTGGTCATGACCGTGATCGGTGCGGCGGCGGTGCAAACCACGGCGCTGGAAGAAAAAATGGCTGGCAACGCCCGTAGCCGGGATTTGGCCTTCCAGGCCGCCGAGTCCGCGCTACGGCAGGGCGAACGATGGTTGCGGAACCAGGCCTTGGCCTATCCCGGTGGCGAAGTGCCCTGCACCGGCACCCCCGCCGACGGCCTGGACGGTTCGGGCTGCTATGCCAGCAATATCCAAGCGACCCCGGTCTGGAAGCTGATCGACAACGCCGACGCCTGGAACGACCCGGCCCGGGCGACGCCCTACGCGGGTTCCCTAGCCCAAATCACCCAGCCTCCTAGCTACATCGTGGAAAAGCTGCAATTCGTGGACGATCCCGGCAACGCCGGACTCACCGCCGGGACTCCGCCGGTGCAGAATCATTATTACCGCATCACCGCGCATGGCAACGGCGGCACCCCGGACGCCATCGCCATCGTGCAATCCACCTATAAAACCAGCCACTAG
- a CDS encoding adenosylmethionine--8-amino-7-oxononanoate transaminase gives MNNPHWSARDLAVLWHPCTQMKDHEDFPPIPIRRGQGAWLEDFEGRRYLDAISSWWVNLFGHGHPYINAALKDQLDTLEHVLLAGFSHEPAILLAERLTWLAGLDRCFYADNGSSAVEVALKMSFHYWRNSGKPGKTRFIALSNSYHGETLGALAVGDVGLYKDTYAPLLLTPYTVQSPDCYLREPGQSWAGHSARSFAAMEAALAAHADEVCAVIVEPLVQCAGGMRMYDPIYLRLLRDACDRHGVHLIADEIAVGFGRTGTLFACEQAAIRPDFMCLSKGLTGGYLPLSCVLTTDAVYAAFYDEYEKLRAFLHSHSYTGNALACRAALATLDLFERENTLAHNRILARHLAEATAGLADHPQVAEVRQTGMILAIELVRDKASRTPYAWQERRGLRVYRHALERGALLRPLGNVIYFMPPYVIAPEEIRFLAEVAAEGIAIATQD, from the coding sequence ATGAACAACCCCCACTGGTCCGCCCGCGACCTCGCCGTCCTCTGGCACCCTTGCACCCAGATGAAGGACCACGAGGATTTCCCGCCCATCCCGATCCGGCGCGGACAGGGCGCGTGGCTGGAGGATTTCGAGGGGCGGCGCTATCTCGACGCCATCAGTTCCTGGTGGGTGAACCTGTTCGGCCACGGCCATCCCTACATCAACGCGGCGCTCAAGGACCAACTCGACACGCTGGAACACGTCCTCCTGGCCGGTTTCAGCCACGAACCCGCGATCCTCCTGGCCGAACGCCTGACCTGGCTCGCCGGGCTGGACCGCTGTTTCTACGCCGACAATGGTTCTTCCGCCGTGGAAGTGGCTTTGAAGATGAGCTTCCACTACTGGCGCAACAGCGGCAAACCCGGCAAAACCCGCTTCATCGCCTTGAGCAACAGCTATCACGGCGAAACCCTGGGCGCTTTGGCGGTGGGCGATGTGGGCTTGTACAAGGACACCTACGCGCCCCTGCTGCTGACGCCCTACACGGTCCAAAGCCCCGATTGCTATCTGCGCGAACCGGGCCAATCCTGGGCCGGGCATAGCGCCCGGAGCTTCGCGGCGATGGAGGCCGCGCTGGCCGCGCACGCCGACGAAGTCTGCGCGGTCATCGTCGAACCCTTGGTGCAATGCGCGGGCGGGATGCGGATGTACGACCCCATCTATCTCCGCTTGCTGCGGGACGCTTGCGACCGTCACGGCGTCCACCTGATCGCCGACGAAATCGCCGTGGGTTTCGGGCGCACCGGGACGCTGTTCGCCTGCGAACAAGCCGCTATCCGGCCCGATTTCATGTGTCTCTCCAAAGGACTGACCGGCGGCTATTTGCCCTTGTCCTGCGTGCTGACCACCGATGCCGTCTACGCCGCCTTCTACGACGAATACGAGAAACTCCGCGCCTTCCTGCATTCCCACAGCTATACCGGCAACGCCCTGGCCTGCCGGGCGGCGCTGGCGACGCTGGACTTGTTCGAGCGCGAAAACACCCTGGCCCATAACCGCATCCTGGCCCGGCACCTGGCCGAGGCCACGGCGGGCTTGGCCGACCATCCCCAGGTCGCCGAAGTGCGCCAGACCGGCATGATCCTCGCCATCGAATTGGTCCGGGACAAGGCCAGCCGCACGCCCTACGCTTGGCAAGAACGGCGCGGCCTGCGGGTTTACCGCCATGCCCTGGAGCGCGGCGCCTTGCTGCGGCCCTTGGGCAATGTCATCTATTTCATGCCGCCCTATGTCATCGCGCCGGAGGAAATCCGCTTCCTGGCCGAAGTGGCGGCGGAAGGCATCGCTATCGCCACCCAGGATTGA
- the pilV gene encoding type IV pilus modification protein PilV, with translation MSLNPARTSQGFTLLEVLIAALVLGVGLLGLAGLQTLGLRGSLSAVQRSVATQLAAEIIDRIRANPGALGNYDNQAGTGSIDCLWNLCSDAQTADYDLSQWAAEVKKRLPDGTGVVCTDGSPDDGTPTSSGCGGGGTYTVKIWWDDDRSGDAEQYQRFSTSFSP, from the coding sequence ATGTCCTTGAATCCCGCCCGCACCAGCCAAGGCTTCACCCTGCTCGAAGTCCTGATCGCCGCCTTGGTCCTGGGCGTCGGCCTGCTGGGACTGGCCGGGCTGCAAACCCTGGGGCTGCGCGGCAGCCTCAGCGCGGTCCAACGCTCCGTCGCCACCCAACTCGCCGCCGAAATCATCGACCGCATCCGCGCCAATCCCGGTGCCCTCGGCAACTACGACAACCAAGCCGGTACCGGCTCCATCGACTGTCTTTGGAATCTCTGTTCGGACGCGCAAACCGCGGATTACGACCTGAGCCAATGGGCCGCCGAGGTGAAAAAGCGCCTGCCCGATGGCACTGGCGTGGTTTGCACCGATGGCAGTCCCGACGATGGCACGCCGACATCGAGCGGCTGTGGTGGCGGCGGCACCTACACCGTGAAAATCTGGTGGGACGATGACCGCAGCGGGGACGCGGAACAATACCAACGCTTCTCGACCAGCTTCTCGCCATGA
- the hypE gene encoding hydrogenase expression/formation protein HypE: MSDDFQPACPVPIGQYEHIVLAHGGGGRLMQQLLERLVQPAFANPYLAARHDSAVFEAGGQRLAFTTDSYVVKPLFFPGGDIGKLAVCGTLNDLAMAGAKPLFLSAALIIEEGLAIADLKRVLDSMAATAKAAGVMIVTGDTKVVDRGKGDGLFINTAGIGLVGPGVDISPAQVRPGDVVLVNGDIGRHGIAIMAQREGLAFETTLESDCADVSGLVAGLLEAGVELHCLRDLTRGGLASTLIEIAQSAGLGIVLEETAVPVREDVAGACEILGFDPLYVANEGRFAAFVPEAHAERALAWLRAHPLGENAQAIGRVVAAHGGAVHLETAFGVGRVLDLLSGEQLPRIC, translated from the coding sequence ATGAGCGACGACTTCCAACCCGCCTGCCCCGTCCCCATCGGCCAATACGAACATATCGTCCTGGCCCATGGCGGCGGCGGACGGCTGATGCAGCAATTGCTGGAACGGCTGGTGCAACCGGCCTTCGCCAATCCCTATCTCGCCGCCCGCCACGATAGCGCGGTGTTCGAGGCGGGCGGGCAGCGTTTGGCCTTCACCACCGATTCCTATGTGGTCAAGCCGTTGTTCTTCCCAGGGGGCGATATCGGCAAACTGGCGGTGTGCGGCACCTTGAACGATCTCGCCATGGCCGGGGCCAAGCCGCTGTTCCTGAGCGCGGCGCTCATCATCGAGGAAGGCTTGGCCATCGCCGATTTGAAGCGGGTGCTGGATTCCATGGCGGCGACGGCCAAAGCGGCGGGCGTCATGATTGTGACCGGCGATACCAAGGTGGTGGACCGGGGCAAGGGCGATGGATTGTTCATCAACACCGCCGGGATCGGCCTGGTCGGCCCCGGCGTCGATATTTCGCCCGCCCAGGTCCGGCCCGGCGATGTGGTGCTGGTGAACGGCGATATCGGTCGCCACGGCATCGCCATCATGGCCCAGCGCGAAGGACTGGCGTTCGAGACCACGCTGGAAAGCGATTGCGCCGATGTGTCGGGGCTGGTGGCGGGCTTGCTGGAGGCCGGTGTCGAACTCCATTGTCTGCGCGACCTGACCCGCGGCGGACTCGCCAGCACCTTGATCGAAATCGCCCAAAGCGCGGGGCTGGGCATCGTGCTTGAGGAAACCGCCGTGCCGGTGCGGGAGGATGTGGCCGGTGCCTGCGAGATACTGGGTTTCGATCCCTTATATGTCGCCAACGAAGGGCGGTTCGCGGCCTTTGTGCCGGAAGCCCACGCGGAACGGGCCTTGGCTTGGCTCCGCGCCCATCCCTTGGGCGAAAACGCCCAGGCCATAGGCCGGGTGGTGGCGGCCCATGGCGGGGCGGTGCATTTGGAAACCGCCTTCGGGGTCGGGCGCGTCCTGGATTTATTGAGCGGGGAACAACTGCCCCGGATTTGTTGA
- a CDS encoding YajQ family cyclic di-GMP-binding protein, whose product MPSFDVVSEVNLHEVANAVDQANREVGTRFDFKGTGAHYELKEAVVTLHAENDFQLQQMLDILRPKLTKRGVDITCLKIDEPKISGKRATQVVTLRQGLDTPLAKQLVKFIKDSKLKVQAAIQGEQVRVTGKQRDDLQDAIALLRKAEVDMPLQFTNFRD is encoded by the coding sequence ATGCCATCCTTCGACGTGGTATCCGAGGTCAATCTGCACGAGGTCGCCAACGCGGTGGACCAGGCCAACCGCGAGGTCGGCACCCGCTTCGATTTCAAGGGCACGGGTGCCCATTACGAGTTGAAGGAGGCGGTCGTCACCCTGCACGCCGAGAACGATTTCCAGCTCCAGCAGATGCTGGATATCCTCCGGCCCAAGCTGACCAAGCGCGGGGTGGATATCACCTGCCTCAAGATCGACGAACCCAAGATCAGCGGCAAGCGGGCCACCCAGGTCGTCACCCTGCGCCAGGGACTCGACACGCCGCTCGCGAAGCAACTGGTCAAGTTCATCAAAGACAGCAAGCTCAAGGTGCAAGCCGCGATCCAAGGCGAACAGGTCCGGGTGACCGGCAAGCAGCGCGACGATTTGCAGGACGCCATCGCCCTGCTACGCAAGGCCGAGGTCGATATGCCCTTGCAATTCACCAATTTCCGCGACTGA